Proteins found in one bacterium HR34 genomic segment:
- the pdaD gene encoding Pyruvoyl-dependent arginine decarboxylase, producing MIIPKYIFFTKGKGEHKDKLISFELALRDAKIAPFNLVRVSSIFPPKCKVISPEEGLKKLKKGQILFCVLSENSTNKAGEIVSCSVGAAIPQNKNNYGYLFEHHDNKLNCGEYAQKLAVDMMKSVFKTDNIKSFYTSETSKGKKGKWVTVVAAAVLI from the coding sequence ATGATAATACCCAAATATATTTTTTTTACAAAAGGAAAAGGAGAGCACAAAGATAAACTTATATCTTTTGAGTTAGCTCTAAGGGATGCTAAAATAGCACCTTTTAATTTAGTAAGGGTTTCGAGTATTTTTCCGCCAAAATGTAAAGTTATCTCGCCAGAAGAGGGTTTAAAAAAATTAAAAAAAGGACAAATTCTTTTTTGCGTTTTGTCTGAAAATTCTACTAATAAAGCCGGTGAAATTGTTTCTTGCTCAGTAGGAGCTGCAATACCGCAAAATAAAAATAATTATGGTTATTTATTTGAGCATCATGACAACAAACTAAATTGCGGAGAATATGCTCAAAAATTAGCAGTTGATATGATGAAAAGTGTTTTCAAAACAGATAATATAAAATCTTTTTACACAAGCGAGACTTCTAAAGGTAAGAAAGGAAAATGGGTTACTGTTGTGGCAGCGGCTGTTTTAATATAA
- the speH gene encoding S-adenosylmethionine decarboxylase proenzyme, translated as MSRFNVISEFKRIDFKKFNSVKFLRKVFNLVCKEANFKVLHKKFHKLKFHGVTGLSHLLDGYIISLTFYIW; from the coding sequence ATGAGTCGGTTCAATGTTATTTCGGAATTTAAAAGAATTGATTTTAAAAAATTCAACTCAGTAAAATTTCTAAGAAAAGTTTTTAATTTAGTTTGCAAAGAAGCGAACTTTAAAGTACTTCATAAAAAATTCCATAAATTAAAATTCCACGGTGTAACAGGCCTTTCCCATCTTTTGGATGGTTATATTATTTCTTTAACGTTCTATATATGGTAG